The region GCATCGTCAGCACTCACTTGTTTAAGTGCTGCTAACATGCCGTCAAAATCTAGGTTTTTGTTTTCAAAATCGTAGTAAGGGTACGTTTTTACTGTTAACCCCGCAGCTTCGAACAAACCTGTGTGATTCGCCCATGTGGGATCGCTTACCCAAATGGTCGCGCCGGCTTTACACGATTTGATAAATTCCGCAGCAACGCGCAATGCACCTGTACCACCTGGCGTAGACACTGTACGCGCGCGGTTGTTGGCAAGCACTTGGTGTTCACCAAAAATTAGCTTAGCCATTTTTTCGTTAAATAGCGGTGAGCCCGTAGGGCCAATGTAAACTTTGGTATCTTCGGTATCGAGACGATGTTTTTCCGCTTTTTTTACACAATCTAAAATTGCGGTGTGACCAGCTTCGTCTTTGTATACGCCGACACCTAAATCAATTTTTTGTGGGTTTTCATCTTCGCGATATTTTGCCAATAGACCCAGAATCGGATCCGCAGGACGTGGCTTTAAGCTACCAAACATGACTCCATTTACCTTCTTGTTTAAGGGAGAGAAATACTGTGAAAAGACAGTACGATTACTGCCTAAGCATAGCTATTTAGATGGCTAAATAAAAGCGAAATTAACAACTTTCTTTGGCTGCTGTAGCAAAGGCTAAATGAGCGGAGAAAGCCAAATGCCGAGTGAAAACTTTCACTCGGCATGACAAGCAGTTAAAACCAGATCAACGCTTGGCTAAAAGGTCTTGGTCAAGGCGGCAATACAGCCGATCACACCACCGAAGACACCGCCCCAAACCACGAGCCAGCCCAAATGCTTGCGGATCATATCTTGGATAATTTCTTTTACTAATTGCGGGGTAAGCTCGTCAAGGCGCTGCTGAATAATATCGCTGACCTTTTCTTGCATATGAGCGATATTGCTATCGCCTTCCAATGACTCGCGCAAATTGGTATGAAAATCGTCGGTTTGAGTGATGTCTTTCACGGCGCTTTTCATTTTTTCGATAAAAGGCTCGCGCATCGGTTGTAGTGCTTCACTGCCGCCGACCATCGCCAGCATGCCACCGAATTGTGAGTTTTCAATAACATCCACTAGACCATCAAAAGCGGGATTTAAATCCACTTTTTCGATCACCGGCTCTAAGTTAATACTGGCAGCGCCACCTTTGTCATCCGAGAGGAAACGGTCGATATTTTCCTTGGTGAAAAACTGCTTCATCATTAATTCGCGAATACCAATTTTGAAATCTTCAAAGCGCGCCGGAATCACGCCAGAGCCATATAATCCGGGGACTTTTTCAAAGAGCATATGTACCGCAAGCCAATTGGTGACCGCACCTGACAAAGCAAATAAGCCAATGGCAAAAACAACAGGTTGGGCAGCGAAATGACCAATAATAACCAGTAACAGGGCGACAAGGTTAGTGGTGCTACTTTTGTTCACTAAAATTCCTCGGTTTGCAGAAAACGATAAGTGCTGGCAATGGTAGCAAGTCTATTGAATTACTGACAATAGTTGCGCAAGATAAGCGGAAAAACAACGGACGAAATCATGATAAAAAAGCACCTTAACAGCTTGCTAAGTGCAGCACTTTTGTGGGTCAGCAGCCATGCCGTGGCAGACACTCAATGGCGCACCCTAAGCCCTGATAACTTAATGGTGATGACCTTACCGCATGGCAAAGTGATATTTGAGTTAGCGCCGCAGTTTGCGCCACGCCACGTAGCACATTTCAAAGCGCTTGCGGCGAATGGTCACTATCAAGATAACAAGTTTTATCGCGTTATTGATGGTTTTGTCGCGCAAGCAGGGCCGGCAGAAAGTGAGCAAGCTTATGGCGACAATTTAGGGCACGAGCAAACAGCGAGTACGATTTCGATGGAAAGTGAGTGGCTGTTAGCTCAATCGCCTCGGATCACGCCAGTGCAATCGCCGGATTTATTTGCCAAACAAACGGGTTTTAGCGGTGGCTTTGCTGTTGCTAGCGATGATACGGAAAACAAAGCCTGGTTGACGCACTGTCCGGGAGTCTTAGCACTGGCACGCGGTAACGAGCCTGATTCCGGCACTAGCCATTTTTATATCACCAATGGCCAAGCGCCACGTTATTTAGATCGCATTATGACGATATTTGGCCGAGTGGTTTATGGCATGAATCACGTACAGGCGATCACCCGTACTGCGGTCATTGAAGGGCAAGCTGCCGTTGATAATGCCGATTTTACACCGATTGTGAGTATGGCGTTAATGTCAAGCTTACCCATTGACGAGCAAATCACGATCCAAGTTGAAGACACTGAATCGGCAGCCTTTGTGAAAAAACTGGTGGAACGTCGTGCGCGTTCCCACGCATTTTTCTACAAAAAGCCGCCATCGGTGCTCGATGTTTGCCAGGTGCCCGTGGTCAGCAGAATCGTGCCCACAAATGCCGATAAGCCTAATAAAAGCTAGCGCCAATGCGCCGTTAGCCAATCAGTGGTGTGTTTTGCTAGCGTAATACGGTTCCATGAAAAGCTGTGATCGCCAGCCATTTCAGCATAGCTGGCGCTCGATGCCCCTTGTTGCTTGGGTAAGCAACAGGCAAGGCTCGCATCAAGTGCTATTGAATGGACTGGTCATCCCTGCGCGAGTTTAATACGTAATTCAGTTTATTACTCTTCTGATTTTACGGTCATGCGATGAAGACTGGCTTATTCTTGTTTACCAACGATTTACGCCTGCAAGATAATCGGGCATTGTTTGAAGCCGCGCGTCAATGCGACAGGCTTATTTTGCTGTATGTGCTTGATGAGCAACAAGCTAACGCTCAGCAGTACCAGTGTCAGTGGGTGGGGGAGCACAGGCAAACATTTGTTATGCAAGCGCTAAATGACTTGGCGCAGCAGCTTTTGTTACTCGATCAAAAGCTCTTGATTGTAAAGGGCGCCACAACTGTAGTGCTCAGCACTTTGGTTGAGTCATATAGCGTTAAGGATATCTTTTATTCTGCAACGGGTGACTATCGTCAGCAGCAATTGATTGCATCTTACCAGCGCCAGCTTGCCAATTTAGCCGAGGCTAATCGGGTATTTGATGTGACATGGCAAGGTGTTTGGCAGCACACTTTATTTGAATCGTCTCAGTTACCGTTTGCGATTGACGAAGTTCCCGCGACTTTTAGCAAATTTCGCCGATTACTAGAAAAACAGCTACCTGAAATCACGCAGCCGCAACAGCTAACGAGTTTGTCGCCAATGCCAGAAACTTTGCAGCACTACGATGCACAGCCGCTGGACATGGGGGCAACGTTTATTGATCACAGTGTGTTGCCAACATTGCAGTCATCATCGCTTTCACCTTGTGATGATGCGAGCTTATTTGAAGGTGGTAGCCATGCTGGCGAATTACAGCTGGCGATATACTTTCAAAGTGAACTCCCGCAGCACTATAAAGAAACGCGCAATGCGCTTGATGATTGGTCTTCATCAACGAAATTTAGCCCTTGGCTAGCCAGCGGTTGCGTGTCGCCAAGGCAGGTATATTGGGCGCTCAAAAAACACGAACGCTTACAAGGGGAAAATGAATCCACTTACTGGATATTCTTTGAGTTATTGTGGCGTGACTATTTTCATTGGTTGGCGTTAAAAATAGGCAAAGATTTATATGCGTTCACCGGCGTACACCATCATAAACCATTAACCAGCTTTCACGGCGAGCGCTTTATAAAATGGCAGTTGGGTTTAACCCCTTATCCGCTGGTTAATGCCATCATGCACCAGCTCAATAGCACGGGTTATATTTCTAATCGCGCTCGGCAAATTACCGCCAGTTGTTTGGTCAACGAGTTATCGCTTGATTGGCGTTATGGTGCCGCCTATTTTCAACAGCAGCTCATTGATTACGATGCGGTCGTTAATTGGGGAAATTGGCAATATATTGCAGGTGTCGGTGCCGATCCTCGTGGTGGTCGGCACTTTAACCTAGCAAAACAGCAGCAACTGTTCGACCCAAACGGCGACTACATTGCCCGTTGGCAAGGTGAGCAGCAAGCAGCGCCGATTGATTCGGTGGATATCGCCGACTGGCCGATTGCTCATGGCGCATCGTAAAGTTCACTTACCGCAAAAAACATGTCCTGTATGTGCACGGCCTTTTGCTTGGCGGAAAAAATGGCGTCATTGTTGGGAGCAAGTGATCTATTGCTCACAGCGATGTCGTAGAAGTCGCGTTTGACAGTAGATGTCGTTATCAAAATAAGTAATCAAAGCAGGAAGGTACGATGTCAGCCAACACCGATACCATAACAACCACGAGTTATCAGCTCGATCAGCCAAGCCATCAGGCTTATCGAGAGCTGCGCTTGATCTTAGGTGATCAGCTAAACGCTGGACATTCGTGGTACCAAGAAAAGCACTCGGACGTGTTGTATGTGATTGCAGAATTACATCAAGAACAAACGTATGTAACGCACCATGTGCAGAAAATTCAGGCGTTTTTTCTCGCCATGTCGCAGTTTGCAGGCGCGCTCAGCCAAGCTGGGCATCAGGTGTTACATTTGACGCTGGATGACACGCAGCATTATGCCGACCTTCCTCAATTACTCGCCAGTTTACTTGATAAGTACCAATGCCAAGTGTTTAGCTATCAGCGGCCAGATGAATTTCGCCTTGCCGAGCAATTGTTTGGCTTTGCACGCGCATACTCAGGCACGAGCTATTGCGTTGAAACCGAGCATTTCTTTCTCACCTTTAATGAGCTAAGTGATTATTTCCAAGCAGAAAAACGCCACCGTTTAGAGACTTTTTATCGCAAGTTACGCAAGCGTTTTAACTATTTGATGACGGGCGAAACGCCAGAAGGTGGTCAATGGAACTATGATCAAGAGAACCGCCAAAAGCTTAAACCCCAAGATATTGAACAACTGCCCGAACCTCTGCTGTTTGGCAATGACGTCACGGCAATCAATAAACGGTTGGCGAGACATAACATTGCGCATTTTGGCGAGCAGCCAAACCAATTGTTGTGGCCGGTGAATCGCCAACAGGCAAAGGTCTTACTTGAGCACTTCTGTGTAATTTGCTTACCTAAATTTGGCCAGTTTCAAGATGCCATGACGTGCCAAGGGCAAGATATGATGTCCGATCGTCAGTGGAGTTTGTATCACTCGCGCTTGTCGTTTGCGCTCAACACGAAAATTCTTTCACCACAACTTGTCGTCGACACGGCGATTGGTTATTACCGCCAACAACCGGATCTTATTTCACTGGCGCAAATAGAAGGCTTTGTCCGGCAAATTCTTGGTTGGCGGGAGTTTGTTAGGGGCATTTATTGGGCAAATATGCCACATTACGCTGCGCAAAATGCGTTAGCTGCGAGTAACAACCTGCCCAAATGGTTTTGGAGCGGTGAAACGAAAATGAACTGTTTGCATCACGCGATCAAGCAATCACTGCAATACGCATATGCTCACCATATTCAACGTTTGATGATCACCGGCAATTTTTGTTTGTTGGCCGGGGTTGCACCGGATCAAGTGGATGCTTGGTATCTCGGCATCTACATTGATGCCATTGAGTGGGTGGAAATGCCGAATACGCGAGGGATGAGCCAATTTGCTGATGACGGTATAGTTGCTTCAAAAGCCTATGCTGCCTCTGGTAATTACGTTGATAAAATGAGTGATTATTGCAAGTCGTGTGCGTACAAGGTGAAAGAAAAAACCACGGATGACGCCTGCCCACTCAATAGCCTGTATTGGCACTTTATGATCCGCCATCGCGCCAAGTTTGGTACCAACCCAAGGCAAGCCATGGTTTATCGCAATTGGGACAAACAAGCGGAAAGCCAGCAACAAGCGACGCTGGCCAGAGCAGAGCAATTACTGGCACGGCTCGATGCGATTTGAGCGCCCCTATGAGCGTTTATAGATT is a window of Thalassotalea euphylliae DNA encoding:
- a CDS encoding DUF445 family protein, yielding MNKSSTTNLVALLLVIIGHFAAQPVVFAIGLFALSGAVTNWLAVHMLFEKVPGLYGSGVIPARFEDFKIGIRELMMKQFFTKENIDRFLSDDKGGAASINLEPVIEKVDLNPAFDGLVDVIENSQFGGMLAMVGGSEALQPMREPFIEKMKSAVKDITQTDDFHTNLRESLEGDSNIAHMQEKVSDIIQQRLDELTPQLVKEIIQDMIRKHLGWLVVWGGVFGGVIGCIAALTKTF
- a CDS encoding peptidylprolyl isomerase, with the translated sequence MIKKHLNSLLSAALLWVSSHAVADTQWRTLSPDNLMVMTLPHGKVIFELAPQFAPRHVAHFKALAANGHYQDNKFYRVIDGFVAQAGPAESEQAYGDNLGHEQTASTISMESEWLLAQSPRITPVQSPDLFAKQTGFSGGFAVASDDTENKAWLTHCPGVLALARGNEPDSGTSHFYITNGQAPRYLDRIMTIFGRVVYGMNHVQAITRTAVIEGQAAVDNADFTPIVSMALMSSLPIDEQITIQVEDTESAAFVKKLVERRARSHAFFYKKPPSVLDVCQVPVVSRIVPTNADKPNKS
- a CDS encoding DASH family cryptochrome, whose product is MKTGLFLFTNDLRLQDNRALFEAARQCDRLILLYVLDEQQANAQQYQCQWVGEHRQTFVMQALNDLAQQLLLLDQKLLIVKGATTVVLSTLVESYSVKDIFYSATGDYRQQQLIASYQRQLANLAEANRVFDVTWQGVWQHTLFESSQLPFAIDEVPATFSKFRRLLEKQLPEITQPQQLTSLSPMPETLQHYDAQPLDMGATFIDHSVLPTLQSSSLSPCDDASLFEGGSHAGELQLAIYFQSELPQHYKETRNALDDWSSSTKFSPWLASGCVSPRQVYWALKKHERLQGENESTYWIFFELLWRDYFHWLALKIGKDLYAFTGVHHHKPLTSFHGERFIKWQLGLTPYPLVNAIMHQLNSTGYISNRARQITASCLVNELSLDWRYGAAYFQQQLIDYDAVVNWGNWQYIAGVGADPRGGRHFNLAKQQQLFDPNGDYIARWQGEQQAAPIDSVDIADWPIAHGAS
- a CDS encoding DUF2256 domain-containing protein, coding for MAHRKVHLPQKTCPVCARPFAWRKKWRHCWEQVIYCSQRCRRSRV
- a CDS encoding cryptochrome/photolyase family protein gives rise to the protein MSANTDTITTTSYQLDQPSHQAYRELRLILGDQLNAGHSWYQEKHSDVLYVIAELHQEQTYVTHHVQKIQAFFLAMSQFAGALSQAGHQVLHLTLDDTQHYADLPQLLASLLDKYQCQVFSYQRPDEFRLAEQLFGFARAYSGTSYCVETEHFFLTFNELSDYFQAEKRHRLETFYRKLRKRFNYLMTGETPEGGQWNYDQENRQKLKPQDIEQLPEPLLFGNDVTAINKRLARHNIAHFGEQPNQLLWPVNRQQAKVLLEHFCVICLPKFGQFQDAMTCQGQDMMSDRQWSLYHSRLSFALNTKILSPQLVVDTAIGYYRQQPDLISLAQIEGFVRQILGWREFVRGIYWANMPHYAAQNALAASNNLPKWFWSGETKMNCLHHAIKQSLQYAYAHHIQRLMITGNFCLLAGVAPDQVDAWYLGIYIDAIEWVEMPNTRGMSQFADDGIVASKAYAASGNYVDKMSDYCKSCAYKVKEKTTDDACPLNSLYWHFMIRHRAKFGTNPRQAMVYRNWDKQAESQQQATLARAEQLLARLDAI